The proteins below are encoded in one region of Conger conger chromosome 17, fConCon1.1, whole genome shotgun sequence:
- the cyyr1 gene encoding cysteine and tyrosine-rich protein 1, translating into MERPWTRGIKPGWTLLMRPLLIFLFAGRGAAECEDCLEYCCDGEPPFCCSYYAYVGDVLSGTAISGIVFGVVFLMGAVAAVFLCVCMCVKNGRGARVGVFGTSHINTVCNGYPGPPPPYNYDYEMNPHDILPPPYTPTPPRTADYSPPPPYPGSTRK; encoded by the exons ATGGAGAGACCGTGGACGAGGGGCATTAAACCCGGGTGGACTTTGCTGATGCGGCCGCTGCTAATTTTCCTATTTGCTG GGCGAGGGGCAGCAGAGTGTGAGGACTGCCTGGAATACTGCTGTGATGGAGAGCCTCCTTTCTGCTGTTCGTACTATGCCTATGTGGGGGATGTGCTCTC gGGCACAGCGATATCAGGAATCGTGTTTGGGGTGGTGTTCCTGATGGGCGCCGTGGCGGctgttttcctgtgtgtgtgcatgtgtgtgaagaACGGACGGGGGGCACGGGTGGGGGTGTTCGGAACCTCCCACATCAACACTGTGTGTAACGGATACCCAG GCCCTCCCCCACCCTACAACTATGACTATGAGATGAACCCCCATGACATCCTGCCCCCTccctacacccccaccccaccgagGACTGCTGACTactcccctcctccaccttACCCGGGCTCTACCCGCAAATAG